The DNA region ACCGCGATGCCCGTGTCACCGGGAATCGTTTCCGGCCGGGTAGTGGCCACCGTGAGGAAAGAACCGGGTTCGTCCTCCAGCGCGTAGCGCACGTAGTAGAGGTGCGACTCCTCTTCGCGCGGCAGGACTTCCTCGTCGGAAAGGGCGGTCAAGGAGGCCGGGCACCAGTTGATCATGCGCTTGCCCCGATAGATGAGCCCTTTCTGGTAGAGGGCGACGAAGACCCGTTGTACCGCCTGCGAATAGGCGGGATCCATCGTGAAGCGCTCCCTCGACCAGTCCGCCGAGCATCCCAGCTTCTTGAGCTGCTCGACGATGATGCGTCCGTGGGTTTCTCGCCATTCGCGGACCATTTGGAGAAACTCTTCCCGGCCTACTTCCTTGCGCCCGATGCCCCGCTGCTTGCGCAGCGCTTTCTCCACGACCATCTCGGTGGCCAGGCCCGCATGGTCGGTGCCGGGAAGCCAGAGAACCTCATAACCTTCGAGGCGGGCCTTCCGGGCCAGGACGTCCTGGATGGAGTTGTTCAGGACGTGCCCCAAGGTCAGCACCCCGGTAATGTTCGGAGGCGGCATGACCATGGAGAACGCGGGCTTGGGAGACTGGGGATCTGCTCGGAAGATGTCGTTGCGGAGCCAACGAGCGTAGAGCGATTCGGCGATCGTTCCGGGCTCGTATGCTTTCGGTAAATCGGACATTCGCTTTCCCTAGCCTATCGACCCTCGGGTTGGCCAGCGAGGATGTGCGGCGAATCAGGCCAGCGGACCCGGCTATAGGTTACGCGGCTTCCACTCCGGTGCGGTGAGCTTGCCGGAGCCATGATACTCGAAAAGCTTGCTGATCGGGAAGAGGACAACCCCCATCGGCCCGCGAAGGTTGACCCGGGCGTCGGCTTCCAGATCGTCGCGGAGGAAATTGTAGCTCCCCTTACCGATGACCGTAAAGGCGACGCTCGCGATGGTGAACTGCTCGGTCGAGATCTCGCCGTTTCCGACGCGGAAGTGGGCGTGCGCCTTATCCGCCTTGGCCATGGCGAAATCGGGGATGACCGTGCTTATGGCGGTCGACAGCCCCCCCAAAAACGGGATGGAGAGAATGTAGCCGTGACGAACGTCAAAATCCCCTTCGCCGGTGAGCGAGGGGAGATTGCCCACGTAGCCGGAGAGGTCGAGATGAAATTGCAGCGGACCCGAGCATTTCTCGATGTGGTAGAGGTTTGCCATGACCTTATGGAAATCGGCGTGATCGAGATCGAAGATCGAATGAAAGGGGCACGGGGCGGGCGGGGGTTGAGGGTAACCTGGACGCTTCCATGAAGCGGGCCGTCGAAAAGGGACGCGCGGTCGACCTGGACGGTGAGCTCGCTCCGGCGCAGGAGGACCCTCCCTTTGGGCGCCACGACGGGGAAGTTGCGCCCGAAAAGGACGTAGTTGAGGATCGAATCAGAATCGACCTCGACCCGGAGGTTGGTAACCGGGTTCTTGCTCCCCTCGTTAAGATCGACGATGCCGCTCACCTGGAGTTTCGGCGGCTTTTCGAAGCGATAGGGCTCCACATATTTCGGGAACTTCTCTCCCAGCGCCGGAGCCGAAGCGATGACGTCGATCGAGGAGGAAAGGTCGTGGACGGTCACGATCTTGCGGGCAAAATCGTTGTCGAAATTTGCCGAAACCGTCCCTTCGGGCCGCACCGCCACGAAGTGCGAGAACCGGAGGGTTTGGTCCCGATATTCGATGTCGGACTGGATGGAGCGGACGGAGACTCCCTTATACGAGCAGTTCTTCGCCGAAAAGCTGCCGCGGGCTTTCCAGCTCGAGAGATCCAAGGGATTCAGGCTTAGGACCTCGCCCCGTGCCCGGGGAGGCTCCTTCGGGAAGGAGAGCGACTCCAAGAACCGGTCGGCTGCGGAACCGCCTAGGCCCAGGAAAACGGTCGGGTCGATGCTCGACTCCGCCTTGATGCGTAGCTTGGGCGGCGAGACTTCGTAAAGGATCTCCGCATCGACATTTCCTCCGGCGGAACGAAGCTTGGCCTCCGGAATGAAGAGCTTGAGCCCGTCGTAGGCCAGGGGGACGGAAAGCTCCTCGAAGGGATGACCCCGATAACGGAAGTGGTGCCAATGGAGATCGGTCGAAACGCGGAGGGAGCGTTCCGAGCCCCACTTCGCCGTCAGCCGTCCGCTCAAGCTGGGGAGATCGAGGAAATGGAACTCTTGGACGACGGCGGCGATGCGGTCCGGAAGCGAAGGACGGAGGACGGTCGGATCGGCGTTGCTCAGGAATTCGACGAAGCCGGTCCGTTGCGTAAGGTCTGCCTCTCCCCAGAGGGAGATCTCCCCCCGCGGAAATCCGAGGCGGACCTCTTCCATGCGGAAGGTCCGGCCGGCCAGACGGAGATCCCCGGTAAGCCGTCCGAGGGGAATCTGCCGCCAGGAGATCGGGGAAGGGAGGATTCGGCACTGAATGCTCGCTTCCCAGGGGGCTTTCGTCGCCATCGAAAGCTCGACCTCCACAGGAATCGGCCGCTCGGTTTCGATTTCATCGACGACGGCCAGAATGCGGTGCCAGAGTTGATCGGCCGCTTGATACCCCTCGGGAGTGGCCGGCGGCAGCGAGGGGTATCCATTGAGGAGGATGCGTCCTTTGATCCGGAGCTCGAAATTGAGGACCCGAGCGCTGGCGCTCAAGATTTCCAAGGCTCCCGGCACGAAGTTGACGCGAGCAGAGACTTGGGAGAGCTCTACTTCGCACTGCGGAGTAATCGGAAGGCGGATCGTGGCGTTGTGCACCGATGCGTTCTTGATCCAGGGTGTGCCTTTCCACCAGGCGAGCCAAGCGACCGAAAGCCGGACGCGGTCGACCTGGAGCCAAACGTCCTGTCGATCCCGATTGCGGAAGATCGCCACCCGGCTGGCCACGAGATGACCGAAAGGGTCGAGGGATAGGTGCCCGACGGAAACGGGTATATCTCGCGCCTCCAGCTCCGCCAAAAGGACGTTTTTGATTTGCGTGGGGACTCCGTTGAATCGTAATAGGAGGAAGACGGCGACGAGCACGGCCCCCAGCAGCCCGACCGTGGCGAGGACAAAGTGGCTCGCGACTCGGGCAGCGAAACCGGAGAGTATCCGCAGGACGGAGGACCGGGAGGGGGGTAACTTCCTTGTCTTTGACCTTCGTGACATCGATTCGCGGCCGCTCTCGTCGGCATCCGACGGGACGGGGCACTGGGCCTTTGTTCATTTTATGACAGAAGAACCTTTAATGGAAAAGATCGTTGCGCTCTGCAAGCGACGCGGCTTCGTCTATCCCTCTTCGGAAATCTACGGCGGGCTCAACGGCTTGTGGGATTTCGGCCCGCTCGGCGTCGAGCTCAAGAGAAACATTAAGGAGCATTGGTGGCGTTCGATGACCCAGCTGCGCGACGACATCGTGGGTTTCGACGGCTCGATCCTCATGAACCGGGCGGTCTGGAAGGCGAGCACCCATGAGGATCAGTTCGTCGACTGGCTGGTCGACTGCAAGGTCTGCAAGGCGCGCTTCCGGGCCGATCAGCTCGCCGACGCCCGCTGCCCCCAAAAGCCCTCAAAGCATCCGGGAGAGTGCGGCGGCGAGATGACCGAGCCTAGAAGGTTCAACCTTCTCTTCCGGACTTACGTGGGACCCCTGGAAGAGGAGAGCGCGCTCACCTATCTGCGCCCGGAGACCGCGCAGGCGATCTTCGTCCAGTTTCGGAACGTGCTCGAGACCTCGCGAAAGAAGATCCCCTTCGGGATTGCGCAGATCGGCAAGTCGTTCCGCAACGAGGTGAATCCCCGCAACTTCCTCTTCCGGTCACGCGAGTTCGAGCAGATGGAGGTCGAATATTTTATCCGGCCGGGGACCGGGCTCGAGGAGCTGGAAAAGTGGAAAGAGGCCCGCCTGGCCTGGTACGAGTCGATCGGGATCCGGCGGGAGCATATTCATGTGCGGGACATTCCGGCCGGGGAGAGGGCCTTTTATTCGGAAAAGACCTATGATCTCGAGTACACCTTCCCTTTCGGACGCCAGGAGCTCGAAGGAATCGCCTACCGGACCGATTTCGACCTGCGCCAGCATGCGGAGGCCAGCGGCAAGCCGCTCGACTATTTCGACGAGGAGACCGGGCAGAAGTACATACCGCATGTGATCGAGCCGAGCGGCGGCGTCGACCGGACTTTCCTGGCGCTCCTTTGTGAGGCGTATGACGAGGAGGACGTGGCGGCCGAAGGCGGGAAGGTCGAAAAGCGGGTCGTCCTCCGCTTCTCCCCGCGCGTGGCGCCGATCAAGGCGGGCGTCTTTCCCCTTCTCAAGAACAACGAGGAGCTGGTCCGGAAGGCCCGCGAGGTCGCCGACCTCCTCCGGATATCGATGCGCGTCTTTTATGACGAGAGCGGAGCGATCGGCCGCCGGTACCGGCGGATGGACGAGGTGGGAACGCCGTTCGGCGTGACGATCGACTTCGAAACCTTGGAAGGGGTGCGAAGCGGAGCGCTTGCCGGGGAAAAGGATACGGTCACCGTCCGGGAGCGTGACTCCATGCGCCAGGAGCGCGTCCGGATCGCCGACCTGCTCGAGTACCTCAGACCGCGGGTTTCTTGAGCCCGACAAGCGAGGATGCGTAAAAATTTCCGGCAATAAGAATTCGACTTCCGATCGGAACGTGGGGATCGGGAAATCATGCCGACGCCTCTTCCACCCGGCGAGCTGTCGAAGGATGCCGAGGAAGTTCCCTTCAAAAATGCGCAGCGAGGGATGGACGGTCGCGGAACTGGAGGACGGCACCGCCGTCTGGGTCAAGGCGGAGATCATCCGGATCCTCCGTTTGCGAGAAAAGAAGGATCCTGCCGGCAATCCTCTTTACGGCGTTCGATCGGCCCCATTTGTGTTCATCGAACACGCGTCCGGCACCGAGCGGAAGGATCAACCATGATTGCTGCGGAAATGGCCGCCGGAAGCCTCTTTTTGCAGACGGAATCTTGGAGGCTTTGCCTGCCCACGGAGGAAAAGGTCGAAGAGCCGGCATCTTCTGCGGCGACAATTGCATGGATCGGGGCCGGCCGACCGCGGCCCGGGCAGCCGGTGACGCCCCTCCTCGCCCTCTCTCCACGAAGGGCGCACGGCGGTCGGGATTTGTCTTGCCGACTGTTGCCGGCGAACAACTTGTTTCCTTTGTCTCATCGGATGCGGTTTTTGTTTCCGGCGACGCATCTCTGCCGTTCCTCCCTTCCGACATCGAGGCAAAAAAGCGGTTCTGTCCTTCCTGCGACAAAATCCGGATTTACTACGACCGGTGATCGCCGGCATCGCCGAGAAACTTGCAGCATATTTTAAGAACCGGCCGGTTGCTCCTCCCGCGTTAGAGGTCGTCGAGAATCCGGAGGAGCCGGACGATCGGATGCTCGTGCTTTTCGCGGAAGCTCGGCTCTCGATCTCGGAAGGCCTTCGGGATCTCGAGGCGTTCTGCCGGGAGTGGTGGTTTCGACGGCAAGCCTTTCGCGAAGGCGACCGGGATGTTCCTCTCGGCTTCTCCGAAGTTTGACCGGTCCGGCTTCTTTGCGTTGGCCGGGAGCCTACAACAAGGTTCCTTTCCCGCCGGTCCCCGCGAGGCATGCCTGCGCACCGCAAGGAACCGGGCGTATTTCGCGGTCTTTTGCCCCGCCAAGACCTATTCGGGATTCCGTGCCCGAGGCAAGAACGCAGGGCATAGGCGGGTGCGCGATCGCTTTAAGCAATCCTCCAATCTAGCGGCCATTTCTCACAAGCTTTCTCCTACGGCTTGCAAAACGGGCTCGTCTGCTTCGCTCCCGCTTGGTTTTCCATCCTCGCAGTATGTCTTCATACAGCTCCGGTGGAAAACCTGCGCCCGCCTCGCACCCAAGCCCATTTGCGGCGCCTCGGCTACGAAATTTGTGAGAAATGGCCGCTAGTCGAACGATCCATTGGACAACTTGTTGACGCAACTCCCTGTCGACCGCTGCCATGCGGACTACAAGGCGGACGCCGCAGATCCGGAGAGGAGAACTCCGGAAAGCTCGGCCAAAGCTTCGAGGATCGCCGAACTTCTGCGAGAGCTATCCGATGTCTGACGCCGGGAAACGGGAAGAGGCCCGGACCGCTCCGAAACCTCGGTAAGCGTGAGAAATCGCGCGTTTCGGCCGACACGGGAGGGCGCGCGGCCGGACGCCGCATCCTTGAGTGGCCTCGCTCTTGAGCGTGCGGACGGGTGCCGCTTCTTTCCGCGCGTCCGTCGGCCCCGGCTCGGCATCCAATCGGACAGGAAAATGAAAATACACTATCCGCCGAAAGGTCGATCGATTAATAATAAAAAAAAACGGTTTTCGCTTTTTTCGTTTCCCACCATTAATCGATGAGCTTATGGCAAGGCAGGCTGCCTCCTCTTTATCCCTGGATCGGATCCTTCGTCTTGCACGCCCTGAGGAGAATCGCGAGTGAAGCGCGTCAATTGGCCGACTAGTCTCTTTCTCTTTTCCACCTTGATTCTCGCGGTAACCGTGACGCCGGCGTACGCGTTCTTCTACGGGATCGATCGGTTCCAGTGGGCGCTGTTCCTTTCGCTTTTCCTGGCCACCGGGTTGAGCATCACCCTCGGCTACCACCGGCTCTTTTCCCACCGTTCCTTCCAAGCGAAATGGCCGGTGCGCCTATTCGTGCTGCTTTTCGGCGCGGCCTCCTTCGAAGGGTCGGCGATCTCCTGGGTGTCCGACCACCGCCACCATCATAAGCATGTCGACCAGGACGAGGATCCGTACGACATCCGCAAGGGATTTTTCCACGCCCACATGGGATGGCTCCTCGTGAAGTTCCTGCCGGAACGCCCGATCGACAACGTCAAGGATCTCTTCTCCGACCCGCTCTGCCGATGGCAGCACAAGTATGCGGTGCCGCTGGCGTTCCTGGTGGGCTTCGGCCTCCCGACCGCCTTGGGCGCGGCGCACGCCGGATGGATCGGCGCGTTGGGCGGCTTCCTGGTCGGCGGGGTCGCCCGGGTGGTGGCCGTCCAGCAGATGACCTTCTTTATCAATTCGCTCTGCCACATGATCGGGGATCAGCCCTACTCGTTCCGCTGCACTGCCCGGGATAGCTGGATTATGGCGCTCTTTACCTTCGGGGAGGGCTACCACAATTTTCACCATGAGTTTCAATACGATTACCGCAACGGCGTGAAGCCCTGGCAATGGGATCCGACGAAGTGGACAATCTGGCTTCTGCACCGGATCGGCTTGGTCAGCAACCTGAAGCGGGTCCCCTCGGAGAAGATCCTTTTGGCCGAGCTCATGGCGGCCCAGCAGAGGATCCATTCCCATCTTTCCCGTGTGCCGGCCAACGGGTCGATGTGCCGGATCGCCGCCGCTTGGCACGATTGCCTCCACCGGGTGGCCGCGTCGCTGGCCGCCTATCGAGACGAAGTGAGCTCGGCGCTCGAGGAGAGGAAACGCCTTTCTCGAGACGCGCTCCTGATGATTCGGCGCGAGCTCCGTCTTGCGCTGGCGCAGTTGAAGCTGGGGACGAGCATCCTGGCTTCGTAGCCGATTCCCCGGCCGTCGAGAGGAAGTGGAGGAGCTCGGCGCGATGCGGCGGGCGCTTCCGCGTGGTTACGAAGGCGGAAATAGGTTCCCGCAACGCCGCGGCTTCGGCAAGCGAAAGATCGATCCCGAGCCGCCGATATCCCCACTGGATAGCGCGGGGCCCGGAGTGTTTGCCCAGCACCAGCTCGTGGGAGCGGCCCAGCTCCTTCGGATCGAAGGCTTGATAGTTCCAGGGGTCCTTGAGCAGCCCGTCGATATGGATCCCAGATTCATGGGTGAAGACGCCTTCGCCGACGATGCTCTTTCCTGCGGGAACCGGACGTCCGGAAATTTCCGCGACGAGCCGGGAAAGAGGGAGGAGAGCGTCGGGGCGCACCCCGCAGTCGATCCGGCTGCCGTAGCGGAAGGCGGCGACGACCTCTTCGAGCGCGGCATTGCCCGCCCGCTCGCCTAATCCGTTCACCGTGACGCTGATGTGCGTCGCGCCTGCCCGGTAGGCCGCCAACGAGTTGGCCGTCGCCATGCCTAAATCGTCGTGTGCGTGGATTTCGAGCTCGACGTCGACCGCACGGCGGAGCCTGCGCAGCGAGCGGAAGGTCGTGAAGGGATCGAGGATGCCGAGGGTGTCGGCGAATCGGTAACGCGAGGCGCCGGCTGCCTGCGCGGTCTCCGCGACCCGGAGAACGAAATCGAGATCGGCGCGCGAGGAATCCTCGCCGCCGACGGCGACCTCCATGCCCAGGTCGACAGCCTCCCGAACGAACCGGCGGATGGTCTCGAGCACCCAGTGGCGGGACTTTTGGAGCTTGCGCTCGATCTGGAGATCGGAGACCGGAATGGAGAGGTTGGCGAAGCGAATCGGCAGGGTTCGCATCGCCGCCAAATCGGCGGGATGCATCCTGCCCCACAAGACGAGCCGGCAGCCGGAGCCGGCGAGCGCCGCCATCTCCCGGAGAATTTCCTGCTCCGCGGGGCCCATGACGGGAGTCCCCGCCTCGATCTCGCCCACCCCGGCGGAAATGAGGGCTCGGGCCAGACGGAGCTTCTCCTCCCGCGAAAAGGCGACGCCCGCAGCCTGCTCCCCGTCGCGAAGGGTGGTGTCGACCAGCCGCGGAGGCGTGCGCGGTTTCCACAAGGGCGCCACGCCCGCTTTCGAGCAGGAAGCATGCCAGCGCTCCTTTCCCGCGAGTCCGCTTCGAGAGCGGGCCGGGCCTGTTTGTTTTGCGACATCGGCCGGCCGTTTGTTGGTTTTCGCACGCGGCTGCAGGGAACGATGTCGGGCGGCCGCCGGATGCCGGAGTCCGCCCGTGCGCCGGGCTGCCGCCGGTGCCTGCCCCTGGCCGAAAAAGGCGGAGCCGGCTCATTGAGGACGGCGTTGGCACGCGATCTGCTCGGTTGGACTGGAAGCGCCGAAGGGTGAGAGCAGGAGACGATCGCCCTCGGGAAAAGGAAAAAAAACAAGGGAGATCCAGAATGAGCGAGCTGCGACAAATTGCCTTCTATGGAAAGGGCGGAATCGGGAAGTCGACGACTTCCCAGAACACTCTTGCCGCTTTGGCGGAGCTGGGACAGAAGATCCTGATCGTCGGTTGCGATCCGAAAGCCGACTCCACCCGGCTGATCCTCCACTCGAAGAATCAGGACACGATTCTTCACCTGGCTGCGGCCGCCGGAAGCGTCGAGGACCTGGAGATCGAGGACGTAATGAAGGTCGGCTACCGGAATATCCGGTGCGTCGAGTCGGGCGGGCCCGAGCCCGGGGTCGGCTGCGCCGGGCGGGGCGTCATCACCTCGATCAATTTCCTCGAGGAAAACGGGGCCTACGAGGGGATCGATTACGTATCCTACGACGTCCTCGGGGACGTGGTCTGCGGCGGCTTCGCGATGCCGATCCGCGAGAACAAGGCTCAAGAGATCTACATCGTGATGTCGGGGGAGATGATGGCGATGTATGCCGCCAACAACATCGCCAAGGGGATCCTCAAGTATGCCAACTCGGGCGGGGTGCGCCTCGGCGGCCTTATCTGCAACGAGCGGCAGACCGACCGGGAGCTCGAGTTGGCGGAGG from Methylacidimicrobium sp. AP8 includes:
- a CDS encoding glycine--tRNA ligase, translated to MEKIVALCKRRGFVYPSSEIYGGLNGLWDFGPLGVELKRNIKEHWWRSMTQLRDDIVGFDGSILMNRAVWKASTHEDQFVDWLVDCKVCKARFRADQLADARCPQKPSKHPGECGGEMTEPRRFNLLFRTYVGPLEEESALTYLRPETAQAIFVQFRNVLETSRKKIPFGIAQIGKSFRNEVNPRNFLFRSREFEQMEVEYFIRPGTGLEELEKWKEARLAWYESIGIRREHIHVRDIPAGERAFYSEKTYDLEYTFPFGRQELEGIAYRTDFDLRQHAEASGKPLDYFDEETGQKYIPHVIEPSGGVDRTFLALLCEAYDEEDVAAEGGKVEKRVVLRFSPRVAPIKAGVFPLLKNNEELVRKAREVADLLRISMRVFYDESGAIGRRYRRMDEVGTPFGVTIDFETLEGVRSGALAGEKDTVTVRERDSMRQERVRIADLLEYLRPRVS
- the nifH gene encoding nitrogenase iron protein, giving the protein MSELRQIAFYGKGGIGKSTTSQNTLAALAELGQKILIVGCDPKADSTRLILHSKNQDTILHLAAAAGSVEDLEIEDVMKVGYRNIRCVESGGPEPGVGCAGRGVITSINFLEENGAYEGIDYVSYDVLGDVVCGGFAMPIRENKAQEIYIVMSGEMMAMYAANNIAKGILKYANSGGVRLGGLICNERQTDRELELAEALAAKLGTTLIHFVPRDNVVQHAELRRMTVIEYAPESKQADEYRALAKKIHANKGKGVIPTPITMDELEDLLMEFGIMKREDESLVGKVAEEAVLCA
- a CDS encoding fatty acid desaturase produces the protein MKRVNWPTSLFLFSTLILAVTVTPAYAFFYGIDRFQWALFLSLFLATGLSITLGYHRLFSHRSFQAKWPVRLFVLLFGAASFEGSAISWVSDHRHHHKHVDQDEDPYDIRKGFFHAHMGWLLVKFLPERPIDNVKDLFSDPLCRWQHKYAVPLAFLVGFGLPTALGAAHAGWIGALGGFLVGGVARVVAVQQMTFFINSLCHMIGDQPYSFRCTARDSWIMALFTFGEGYHNFHHEFQYDYRNGVKPWQWDPTKWTIWLLHRIGLVSNLKRVPSEKILLAELMAAQQRIHSHLSRVPANGSMCRIAAAWHDCLHRVAASLAAYRDEVSSALEERKRLSRDALLMIRRELRLALAQLKLGTSILAS
- a CDS encoding AsmA-like C-terminal region-containing protein, which codes for MANLYHIEKCSGPLQFHLDLSGYVGNLPSLTGEGDFDVRHGYILSIPFLGGLSTAISTVIPDFAMAKADKAHAHFRVGNGEISTEQFTIASVAFTVIGKGSYNFLRDDLEADARVNLRGPMGVVLFPISKLFEYHGSGKLTAPEWKPRNL